AGCTTGCCCAGAATTAATCAAATGCTTCAAAGAGCATGGTATTGAAGTTATCATTGTAGAAAAGGCACCTGAAGATTAATTCTATTCGTTGAACTTATCCGTTCGTATACGAATCACTCTGTTTTAGCCCTGCTCACAAGTTTGGGCCAAAACAGATGTCTCTGGATGTAAATTTCACGTCATCAACCAATCTGATGTTGCAGCGCCCTTTCTGTAGAAATCGCAGTCGTTACCTTCAAACAGAATAAGGTGCCCAGGATCCTCAGCTATACAAAGTTAAATACTTCAAGTATCTCCCGCGCTCAAAAGATAGATAGCGTTCGAAATCGCTGAGCGCAGAACGTCAAGGTCAACAGCAATATTTCGCCTTGATTTCAACCTTTAGAAGGCTGAGGTAACGTTTGATTGGAAAATTCAAAAAAAAGCGGGATTAAAGAATAATCCCGCAGTCCTCATTGGAGATAGGACTTAAAAGTTAAGCAGCCCTCAAAATCACACAAAAGAGCTGCAAACCCCAACCAATTGAAAATTAGTCGTTCAGCTGATCAGATTGTTCAGCCATAAAATTTATTTCTAAGGCACCACTCACATTACAGATTCGCTGCACAACACGCTTGTGTAATCGCTTCCCAATTCTCAGCTTCAACCCATTCTTTCTTGGCAACCCATGTTCCGCCCACCGCAACCACATTAGGTAATGCCAAAAAGTCATTTTTGTTGTCGGCATTAATGCCCCCAGTAGGACAAAAAGAAGTGTCTTGAAAGACTGAAGACACAGCTTTTAAAAACGGTATCCCCCCCGCCAAAGATGCAGGGAACAACTTTAGCTCTGGAAAGCCAGCATCTCTTGCCAACGCTATGTCGGCACAGTTCGCAACCCCAGGTAATGCAACTACGTTGGAATCTACAAGCGCGCGGAGTAGATCAGGTGTGCAGCAAGGCGTCACGATATAATCAGGTTTTGCCAACAATGCTTCTGCCAAAATATGCTTGTCTAAAACGGTACCCGCTCCTACAACTAACTCTGGAAGTTCCTCTTTTATTGCCGTTAAAGTCTCCAAAGACGACTCTGAACGCAATACTACCTCAACCACTTTTAGTTCGGCATTCGCCATGGCTTTGGCAATTAATATCCCCTGTTCTACAGAATCAGCTTGAATAATCGGCAATAGCGTTTGACCCGCCATTAATTCAGAAAATCGTTTCATGAATAGTCCTACCTTTTGCTTACACAGTGCTCATCAGTCGCATGCAACGGTAATTGCATCGTTCACTTCTTTGATTTTATTGGAAAATGCAGCCTTTGAAATAATTGCTCCTGGATGCTGAATCACCTCACCTGCAGCCGCCGCAGCTAACTCAACCGCGTCGGTAATATCGAGCCCTTTCATGCGAGCGCCTAAATACACACCGTTAAATGAATCGCCGGCTGCAGTTGTATCTACCACATGGTCGATAGGCGTAATTTCAACTTGGGTGGACTCCCCATCGATGATAACGCAAACGCTTTTAGAGCCATTTTTAATCACTAACTCATCGATTCCGAATGCGCTTGAAAAATCCTGAACTTTGCTTAGCTCAGTGAAGCCGTAAAGTTGCTCTAAATCTTCTATTCCAGGTAACACCATATCTGACATTCGGAATGCACGTTCAAACTGTATTTTTGCTTCGGTTTTGTCATTCCACATGCGAGCGCGGTAGTTTGGGTCGAAGGCAATCTTCACGCCAGAGTCTTTCAGTTTTCTCAATAGATGCCAGAAAATGTCTCGCTCGCTCGGTGCGATGACAGCCAAAGAAATACCAGAAAAGAAAAATATATCTCCCATACACAGGTACCCAACATTCTCTGCACTCACAAATTGCATGATTTGTCGCGCTGCCGAATCATTTCTCCAGTACGAAAAACTGCGTTCTCCGTTGCTGTCGACCGAAATCATATACAATCCCGGAGACTTTCCTCGAGCACGTTGAACCAGCTCAGTGCCTACGCCTTCTTGTTGAAACGTTTCAACCATGTCATCGCTTAGGGTATCTTCGCCTACAGCTGTAAAGAAATTCACGTTGATATCACTGAATGCGCGTTTCATATAAACAGCACTATTGTAAACATCACCAGCGTAGGATTGTTTTAACAGGCCACTACTCGTTAGGGAAAGCTCAACCATGCACTCACCCATTAAATAAATATTATTCATCATTTGTATTTAGCTCCGCTGCACCTGTTCACATACATTGAATGGCAGCTTGTTTTGAAGTCACTTTCCTGTGTCTATACGATTAGACCGAGGCAACAAAAGAAACAATTTGACGATATTTGAACACATATGACCAAATACGCAAGTGAAAACCTCCATAGCACCGAATCAAAAAATAGTTAAGTCTTTGTATTTATTAAAATACATAACCAATCCCACTTCAGTCAAACATCTAAAATTTGATATCCATCACAAATATATCTCAATATGATTTTGTTCTCGGTTCATGAACTTGAGTAGTTCATAGCGTTAAAAAAATAGAATAACCGATATATTTCAGCAGGTTAAATAACATTCAAGAGTTTGCTAAATTAGAACATATCTCAACAAACCCTTCACAAGTCACAAAAACGACCGATAGTGACTGATTATGTTTTACTTTGACATTTTGAGAGTTAGCATGTCATTAGTCTTGGGCTCGATACCGACATTTTTGAAACATAATTGGTAAGCGTATTCCAGAGACGACTGGTGCGCATTGGCCTGCTACTCAGCATAATTGAGTAATCACCACTACGGGGCACCAATCAGCTTTAGTAAAACTGCACAACAACAATTAGATTTTGAAACGTGTTTGATGCGGTATCGCACGACTTTAAAAATATAAATAAAATTAATTCACAGGGGAACACATGTCGACAGCGGAAGAATTTGAAACTCAAGCGGTCTCTGCCGATAAATTACAAGGCGGTAAAACATTTGCTGCCAGTTACGCGGGAGAGCATGTAGCCGGCACCGAGTTCGTCATTGGAGCTCTGTTCGTGTCGTGGGGGGTTGGCGCGTCCGATATTATTATCGGGTTACTATTTGGTAACCTGCTAGCAGTGCTAACATGGGGCTTGGTGACAGCTCCTATCGCTACCGATACTCGATTGACGCTTTATGCATATTTAGAAAAAATTGCCGGTCCTGGCACCATTAAGCTGTATAGCATCATTAATGGTATGTTGTTCTGTGTTCTTGCCGGTGCAATGATCACCGTATCAGCATCTGCAGTCCGAGTGCTCTTTGGCATTGACGACCAAGTTGGATATTTCCCCACCGACTTTAGATTTGTTCTTGTTGTACTTGGCGTGGGCACTGTTGTCGTCTATATGGCGGTTAAGGGCTTTAAGAAGCTTGCAGCTTTTGCGGAGATCTGTGCGCCTTGGATGATACTCATGTTTGTGGTGGGCGCTTTAACCATGATGCCCACAACAATTGCAGCAACGTCGGGGGTTGAAGGGATCAGTAGCTTTAGTGATTTTCTGACTGTCGCCAGCGAATCAATTTGGAAAGATACCGAAGGTGACATAGGCATATGGCACGTGGTGGCTTTTGCCTGGATTGCCAATCTTGCAATGCACGGTTGTTTGGGTGATATGACCCTTTTGCGATTTGCCAAAAGCCCAAAATACGGTTATTTCTCTGCTCTCGGTATGTTTATCGGACACTACATGGCTTGGATCTGTGCGGGTATCATGGGGGCTGGCGCCGCAATTCTACTCAAAACGAGTATTACTGCAATTGACCCAGGTTCCGTAGCTTATACAGCATTGGGAGCATCAGGGATTTTAGCCGTAATTATCGCAGGTTGGACGACATCTAACCCAACAATCTACCGCGCTGGTTTAGCGTTTAGCTCTCTAAATCATCGCTGGGGCCGTGTTAAAGTAACCATCGTTGTTGGTATTATTACAACAATTATTGCATGTTCACCATTCGTGTTTTCGGGTCTACTGGGCTTTGTTGGCTATATGGGGCTACTACTAGCACCGGTAGGCGCTATCATCGTTGCCGAACATTGGGTATTTCCAAAAATAGGCCTGACTCGTTACTGGTCTAAATACAAAGGCAACACCACAAATTTACCTGCACTAGCAACTTGGATCGTATCAATGGCATTAGGAATAGTTGTAGAACAGGCCGGTTTGCTACACCTGTTTTTCATTTTAATTCCACTGTGGACATTCTCTACCGTTATGTACATTAGCTTGGCGTCTCTGTCCGGCGCCAAAGAATCCTACCCTGAAGCAGTTGAAGCTGAACGTATAGAGTTACAACGCAAGGCAAGCGAAGCGCAATACTTAGCGTCTCCTGCTTGCAGCGAAGCGGAACAACAAAAGACCGCAGGAATACTTGCAACAATGGCTAAGTACGCTTCTTGGGCGGCCTTAGCCAGCTGCTTGTATATGGGCCTTCATGCATATACAACGGGTGATATTGCAAACGTTACACAATGGCTCATTGCACCTACTCTGATTTACTTCATAACAGCAACCTACGCCTACCTCGCGAAGACCAATCGCTCAGCGTCGGTAACCGAAAACGCATCTGAACCGCTAGCTTAAGTTAAAATAACAGTTGTTCTAATATTAGGCGCTGAGCTCCTTTGTCTCAGCGCCTTTTTTATATAAGTTTTTCCTTCATAGATCATCAATCTCCCCCTCCCATATAATATATTGATGAACAAAAAAGCTATATCCCGTCACAATTCAACAACCAAATGACCAATATTGATTGATTTCAATCGACAACGAACTATTATGATAGATTGGGATTTGTTAGAGCCGTATGAAAATTATTCCATAAATGATTTGTAAGCTTGGCAATATTCGAAATTCATACAACAGGAAAAGTACAATGATTAACGAATTGTTTGATTTGAAAGGTAAAGTAGCTTTAGTTACTGGCGGTACTCATGGAATTGGTATGGCATGCGGAAAGATGCTTGCCAAAGCCGGCGCAACGTTGGTGATCAATGACATATTCGAAGACAATTTAAAGAAAGCCAAAGAAGCTTACGCTAAAGAAGGTATCGACGTTTATACTCTCATTTTCAATGTTGCAGATGAGCACGAAGTTCACAGCGGCATCAGCCAAATTGAAGATGAAGTTGGCCCAATCGATATCCTAGTCAATAATGCTGGCATCATTAAGCGCGTACCTATTTTAGAAATGGCTGTAGAAGATTATCGTCAAGTGATCGATATCGACTTGGTCGGTCAATTTATCGTATCCAAACGCGTTGCTCCTAAAATGATTGAAAAACGCCAAGGTAAGATCATCAACATGTGTTCATTGATGAGCGTATATGGCCGCCAAAACGTTTCAGCTTATGCATCTGCAAAAGGCGGTTTAAAAATGCTGACTCAAAACCAGTGCTGTGAGTGGGCCAAATATGGCTTGCAGATTAACGCCATTGGCCCGGGGTACATTGCAACAGAACAAACTGCCCCAATTCGCGTTGGTGGCCACCCGTTCAATGACCTTGTAATGACCCGCACACCAGCCAATCGCTGGGGTGAAGCCGATGACATTGGTAAAGCCGCCCTTTTCTTAGCTTCTAAAGCAGCAGACTTTGTGAACGGACAAGTGCTGTACGTTGACGGCGGAATCCTAGCAAACTTTGGCTATGTGGAAGGTGAAAACACAGACGCGAAATAGATATTTGTTGGCACGTCAGAAAGCAATCAGCTGATAAACACATAAATTATAACATCCCAAGGGCTACCGTTTGATAGCCCAGACTGGTCAACAATAATACGTCGACCGGAGCGCTGTCTCTCCCCGAGAAGTTTTAGGCCTCAGCCCTTACCGAGTTGAGGCCCTTTTTATACCTTGACGCAGCACACACCTTAATAATCCACTTCACTAAATTCAGCACAAGTTTTTCGAATCTCGAAGTTCAAATAATGATAATACAAACCTAATATTGCGGGTATTTTTAGTCATAGCGTTTATATGCTGCCACGGCAGGTGACTCAAGGGAAAGAGTTTTCCCATTGAACACTAATGTGCGCCCCCTGCCAATATAGAGCTCTTTCAATCGCTCATTGGGACCGATTGTTACCGCTGCAAAGCGCCCTTCAAACCGCAAAGCTAACTCCTCATTTTCGTACACATCATTATCTTTTTCTTGAAGCACAATGTATTGGGTGATGCGTTGCCCGTCTACTTCAGCTGTCACTTGAACACCTTTGAATATTCCCTTCGATATAAGTCGTTCCACCGAAATTAACGCAGGGCTATTGCCAACGTTCTCAGTATGGGATTCATAAGCAACAACAAACGGATTTGACCAAGTTTCGCCATGATGCCTGAGCAGTAGGGTCGGCAACGGTTTCTTGTCATA
The DNA window shown above is from Echinimonas agarilytica and carries:
- a CDS encoding sugar kinase, translating into MMNNIYLMGECMVELSLTSSGLLKQSYAGDVYNSAVYMKRAFSDINVNFFTAVGEDTLSDDMVETFQQEGVGTELVQRARGKSPGLYMISVDSNGERSFSYWRNDSAARQIMQFVSAENVGYLCMGDIFFFSGISLAVIAPSERDIFWHLLRKLKDSGVKIAFDPNYRARMWNDKTEAKIQFERAFRMSDMVLPGIEDLEQLYGFTELSKVQDFSSAFGIDELVIKNGSKSVCVIIDGESTQVEITPIDHVVDTTAAGDSFNGVYLGARMKGLDITDAVELAAAAAGEVIQHPGAIISKAAFSNKIKEVNDAITVACD
- a CDS encoding gluconate 5-dehydrogenase, translated to MINELFDLKGKVALVTGGTHGIGMACGKMLAKAGATLVINDIFEDNLKKAKEAYAKEGIDVYTLIFNVADEHEVHSGISQIEDEVGPIDILVNNAGIIKRVPILEMAVEDYRQVIDIDLVGQFIVSKRVAPKMIEKRQGKIINMCSLMSVYGRQNVSAYASAKGGLKMLTQNQCCEWAKYGLQINAIGPGYIATEQTAPIRVGGHPFNDLVMTRTPANRWGEADDIGKAALFLASKAADFVNGQVLYVDGGILANFGYVEGENTDAK
- the eda gene encoding bifunctional 4-hydroxy-2-oxoglutarate aldolase/2-dehydro-3-deoxy-phosphogluconate aldolase, coding for MKRFSELMAGQTLLPIIQADSVEQGILIAKAMANAELKVVEVVLRSESSLETLTAIKEELPELVVGAGTVLDKHILAEALLAKPDYIVTPCCTPDLLRALVDSNVVALPGVANCADIALARDAGFPELKLFPASLAGGIPFLKAVSSVFQDTSFCPTGGINADNKNDFLALPNVVAVGGTWVAKKEWVEAENWEAITQACCAANL
- a CDS encoding nucleoside transporter translates to MSTAEEFETQAVSADKLQGGKTFAASYAGEHVAGTEFVIGALFVSWGVGASDIIIGLLFGNLLAVLTWGLVTAPIATDTRLTLYAYLEKIAGPGTIKLYSIINGMLFCVLAGAMITVSASAVRVLFGIDDQVGYFPTDFRFVLVVLGVGTVVVYMAVKGFKKLAAFAEICAPWMILMFVVGALTMMPTTIAATSGVEGISSFSDFLTVASESIWKDTEGDIGIWHVVAFAWIANLAMHGCLGDMTLLRFAKSPKYGYFSALGMFIGHYMAWICAGIMGAGAAILLKTSITAIDPGSVAYTALGASGILAVIIAGWTTSNPTIYRAGLAFSSLNHRWGRVKVTIVVGIITTIIACSPFVFSGLLGFVGYMGLLLAPVGAIIVAEHWVFPKIGLTRYWSKYKGNTTNLPALATWIVSMALGIVVEQAGLLHLFFILIPLWTFSTVMYISLASLSGAKESYPEAVEAERIELQRKASEAQYLASPACSEAEQQKTAGILATMAKYASWAALASCLYMGLHAYTTGDIANVTQWLIAPTLIYFITATYAYLAKTNRSASVTENASEPLA